The genomic segment cttgaggattttgggtgatttgaggctgttcttgtagagatctgtagctgggatcgttgtaggagcttcctaggagcgttgttttgcttgtttaaggttcagaatcttcttggcaaaggtaagtgcatgaccatggcttatctaagccagagatctctctgatttgcttgttatgtgttgttaggcttgttacaTTGAtgtttgggacgttaggaagctttcttgtggcttgggatcaagttttgtggttgtaggaacaaagatccggcgagaagcttcgaggaaaacacgatgctcgacattgcatcgatcgatgcactttgtgcgtcggtcgatgcacgtGCAAGGACGGCGCATAAAaacttagggttttcgtgttatgtcaagcatgcgtcggtcgatgcagtgcgagtgtcgatcgatgcaagtgcatctagcatcggttgatgcaaccttgtgtcggtcgatgcatccccatctggtgtcggtcgatgcatgttggtgtcggtcgatgcagagtcctagattgttattgttgattgttgattgttggttgatggttagagatgtcttgcttgtgtgtatagcccagtagatgggaagattgccttactgagtgtttataaaataatcatgcattgcaattagtgtttgtggtgcaggtaaaggcaaagtgtgatcgtggaatcaaggcaatgaagaggagggtgttctagggactcgattggttgttgtctggcattgctaggttgctagtgttgagtcattagaaacattgctaggttgttggttctatgattcctattgtttggtatttggatattgattatgttataattattggattattattggttatttattagataatgatattggttatttctactgttgattgtgattgtgattgtggtttaggtggctagtggatatggtaccactagttgtagtttatttattattattattattattattattattattattattattattattattattattattgttattattaatattattattattattattattatatatttattatttattatttaaaaaaaaaaatgggtcgggtcgtttcagtttggtatcatagcccttacggttctaggttttggttcactaggctttgtgctgtagatgtttgggatttgcatgctttgattgattatgtgagttagtcaattgtgtgtggcatggagtcctagaacatcctcttcgagcctactgtgtgattccacggtgagtttgtatttttgtgtatttgtgttATGAAAGCgtttgcttgttagcctctgttcttggaagtgcagtggttaaaggtgtttgagttttTGGCcatggacggggacgtggtcgtggtcatggtcgggtGGGTCCCAAGGCCAGTGAGTGTgcggtccagagttccacgaggaggtaagTCGGAggatcgcaagcgtatcaggaggacCACAGGgagttagccggtgagcgttccgagggtgctgggaacccagatGTGGGGTtacagcaggtggagcccagggtcgagatgatcgcttggtgGATCTGTTgacgtgctgttggagcggttaccgagaggggtactaGTGTAGGCTCTAGTTGTGCCGcgtgtggcggggtgcagccgagggctgcggatgtcgAGGAGTTTTCATCCTAGGTTAAGAGGATGGAGTGGTTGTAGATGActggtatgagattattctcaagaggtatcgggcCTAGATAGGCGGATAGGaggacatatgcagttggagcagatatttctctgtttgggggttaatccagttggatattagaagttgagtgggcaagTGTAACATTgaaatgttatactcggaccacatgAGGTACTTTTtttgtcgagagatgtttataatcgttaaggattgttgctcatgaggggatggtgattccccttaataccgatagctcgaggggctgagggctccgagagtggcataGGGATGATGTttccctgaggggatgagtagttcccctgataccgagatcttgaggattatagtccaagagtgagatggtataactcgaagacgctggtctgagagtgagatcggtatggctcgaaggttgcgacctaagggtgcaagagttgggagcaagcaatgtatagaacgtgagtataaacataacgacggaatgtagacctcgagagtgatggtggtttaatcttggattttaggattatgttggccggtgggccagggttttatgaTCGGTacggtcatgaatgtgtggctgatgtgcAAGGATTgggtggccggtggtgctgaagtcccgggaaggagagctgcagcaggtatgagccggcaagggcatggttgccaggtacataagattcacgagaagccttcatggtaGGAttaactaatcgttgcgacgatggtggatgaagttcattggagatggacagggttgctagattcaaggttttggtaagcttgctgggggGAAACAAGTCAAGTAGGTTAAGTTGGCTTGCAAGGCGTTTGATGTGGTGAATtggaatatgcgaacgtatggtacttgtttgttttattacgctcgtattgatgattcgctgtggagaattgccaagtgtaaaagctatttctggaataatttatcttgtggaagttttcctaagaggcaagttactagaggttcttggacgaacaagagggttgatattcatgtggcggcgagttgatgtcggcatacttgagtatttTTTTAGTAGAGCTGAGAAAGTaactagaggatttatggagcaagggattcatccgtcctagtgtatcaccgtggggagggccggtgttgtttgtgaagaagaaggatgggagttttcggttatgtaattattattggggtttgaaccgggtcaatgtgaagaacaagtacccttttcctaggatcgatgagttgttggatcagttgaggggtgctatttggttctccaaggtagatctggcgtcgggttatcatcagataccgatagatgaggcagatgtgaggaagacggctttcaggacgaggtatgggcgtTATGGgttcgtggtgatgcctttcgggctGACTAACGCGCcggcagcgtttatgagattgaggAACatcgtgtttcaggagtttctggacgtgtctgtcatcattttcttAATCAACGACATcttggtatattctaagagttctgaggagcatgcagtgcatttgagggcagttctggagaagatGCAGGAGcataagttgtttgctaagttgagcaagtgcattttttggcagcgtgagatgggtttttctgggtcatattgtttctgcagagggattttctgtagatccggagaagattcagtctTTCAGGGTTTGACCTaaaccgcagaatgccacagagatcaggagttttcttcgtttggcaggttactataGGAGCAGAagatgaagtctctggtaggagaaaTCAGTGTGTTGAGCAAGGTGTGGTTGGCTTGAGAACCGgtgggtttggaggcggctgatagagcggatcttctgagcagggtgcggttggatcaggagaaggatttggcgctggtgaatgcctctaaggatgttggTTCAGAGTATCAGTTATCAGCtcatggtactatcttggtgcacggtcgagAATTTGTGTGCCCAATGTTGATGATTTGAGATaggagatcttgagggaggctgtgacaacccgtctcgttgatcccactagcccactgctagcttgctcccataggcccgaagctggccctgcagggcatcgatcctaacccctcactgtggacatccaaatccactagtaggttattggtgtgccaggcgttcctcgaaccctggtccccaccctttaacaaccttcccacaggacaagctgtcaccaaatTGATCTGTGAGTTcctttccacggtgaggggttaggatcgatgccctgcaagGCCAGCTTAGGGACTATGGGAGAAAGCTAGCGGGAGCTGGTGGGGTCcatgggacgggttgtcacaagtTGAATCATTAGAATGTGGTTTAGGCTGGtggttctatgattcatgttgtttAGAATATTGGTTTAATTGTTCTGCTTTAATATTGGTtagttattattggatatttattgattattCATTGGTATTGTTTATTTCCGCTGTTAGTGtaattgtggttaggtggctagtggatatgggaccactagtttagagtattttattaattaatattatttattatttattattaaaaaaaaaaacgggtcggtcgtttcggtttggtatcagagcccttacggttataggtttgggttcactaggctttgtgttgtagacGTTTGGGCTTTGTGCTGTacatgtttgggatttgcatgctttaattgattatgtgagttagtcaattgtgtgtggcatggattCCTAGAACATCGTCTTtgagcctactgtgtgattccacggtgaatGTATGTTTCTGTGTTCTATAAAAATtgcttgcttagccttctgttcatgatagtacagatggttagagaggatgctgttgctggtcgtggacgcggtcGTGGTTGTGGACGCGGTCATGGTCGTGGTAGGAGAAGAGACACAGCAGTTAGAGATTCCATGAGGGTGGCCGGAGGATTCCATGAgggtggccggagggggcggtgttgatgctagGGTttcgggtgtgggagtcccagcgggtggaatTCCTAGAGTTGACTTTGCTGACTTTTTGGCACGGTTATTGAAGCGGTTGCCgacagtggtaccggctcaggctcataTAGTGCCActagtggtggcggaggagcggcggccagtggctgcggatgagGGAGCTCATTCTCATTATGTGTCTATGCTAAGGGAGATGCGTAACAATGATACTGcacggttttcgggtggtacggATCCTAttgctgcagatgcgtggaggacgagtgtggaacgtaacttccagactctgagatgtcctaaggagttttgggtggacataggggtccacaatattattggtgatgctcaggtgtggtggagatcagtggctgctaggagagtgcagagggagatgacttgggctgacttcgtggaggagttcaaccgcaagtactttccgagagaggcattagaccggttggaggtgcagttccttcagttatctcaagGGACACGGTTAGTGCGGGAGCCGGACTTGGATTTCAGTCGACTTCTGGCTTATGGGggttgggctatggagtctgaggaggcccagatcaggaggtttatgaaggctcttcgtgatgatttgagggtccATTGCAGGGGACGGAGTTATgttacgcgtgcagagctggttgagactgtaGCAGAgtttgaggaggatatccgggaaAAGGCAGTGACGGTTagtccagcggtgcagcctagGAAGGCTCATCATCACGAAGGTTCTAGCAAGGGTGGCAAGCCTGCctagggaaccaagaggaagtgggaggctaagCAGAGACCGAGTGGTGCAGGGTGCTTCGGGtgtgggagcatggatcacaaggTAGCTAGTTGTCCCCAGAGGAGTGCTCCAACGGCAGCGGTTCGTGTGtcctatcattgcagggagcctgCACATCAAACAAGTGTCCTAAGTTGCAGTAGATGGCAGTGGCAGTGGTGCAGCATGTGGTGCAGCCTGGAGTGCAgtaggtggcacggattgagcatgCGCCACGAGCTTACACGACTGTCCAGACTGGTGCAACCAGTGCTAGGGCGATCatatgtataatttctggtactttaaCTTTGTGAACTTCactaggttcagattttatgttttgcttgtgaTAAGTGTTaagttctcaacacatgaggtttgtgtagggaccttgttggtgggcggtgTGAGAACTGAGTCtgagcttctccttccgaagtgatttgaatgtggaggagcttatcgctGTTAAatagttccgaactgaattgagagagtttttgagagtttgaatttgtattattGCTTTTGGATAAAATGTTCCATCCCCTACAAAAGActccccccttacatatttataccgaccaatttattgcctaattaatgcataattaataaGGCGTGATTTGCGCAACCTAATTAACCctcttgaatgcgggaatctttgaccaggcccgagctgcgagctgaccaacACGAAGCACCTCCGCGCTCCCATCCTTTCTCCAGGCTTGATGGGCCGATCAATGACACGCTCTTGGCCCATTAGACAAACCCGGCCTAGGCCCTTCGCCTATTGCCCGAGATGActgatcgtgggtacaacagttgccccccaagtctccCGAACTGAGCAGTTCGGGGACTTTTAACCTTCAAGCGATCAACTTCGGAAAACTGAATATTCCCCATATCTCCACGATTTGATCGTGGTAATGATGAGATTTGCCTTCCCAAACAAGCCTCGGGGCCCACTAGATGGCGTGTTGgttataagagagagagagaggtgtgaGACCTTTCACTTCCCCAGGTAATCATTACTCCCTGGTGCCGTGTATAAAGGTAAACTCGACTTCTCTCTTCCACTCTTAATCTCCAATTGTGTTTGCGTTTTTCTGTTCTTTGATTTTCTCTCCTTTCTTCCGTGAACTTCTTCACTTTCGCCGGAAAAATCCTTCATTCATTCTTTATTTCTTACTGCTTTTACCGGAAATGTATGTCTCCTCCAAAATCCTCATCGGGTAAAACCGCGAAACCTTGATTCTGGGTGCTTTCGGCCCCCACCAGCCGTCAATTCTCTCTGCGGAGATTGGAGGATCCACCGGTATTCCACCGGAGGTCGAGATCAGATTCCCGGAACCTCATGAGTCTCCAGAGAACCCTCCCCCGGGGTACTGTTGCGCGTTCGAGATATTCTTCTCCGCGTGTGGACTGTCGTTTCTCCTTCCCGAGCTCATCGTGAAGATGATGTTCGAACTAGGTTTTGCTCTCCCCCAAATGTGTCCGAACTTCGTTCAGACCGTTCTGTGTCTCCAAACTCTGGGGGAGGAGTTCGACTACCAGCTGTCACTGGCGGACTTCCTCCAGGTGTACACGGTAAAGACTGGCCGTGCCAAGGGCACACTCTACGTGAGCCCGCTTTCCGGGCTGAAGGTCTTCGACGACCTGCCCGAGAAGGACGAGAAATGGCGGAAGTCTTACTTTTTCTTCCCGGTCAACGAGCTCACTTTTGGCCACCGCGCGAGCTCATACGTATCGAAGTGGACCTCGAAAATTGGTAGCCTAGTGTTCTTTACTGGGTCCGGATCAGATGTCGCTTTGTGTTTCCGCCTCATTTCTAATccttgtttacttttttttttagatcacTTTGAGCGCGGACTGCTTTGCCCTACATTCGCGGAGTTCTTCTCGAGATTCTGCAGCCAAGGTCAGATTGCTTGGGATTCTTTCTCCTGCGAAAGGATCAGGGCATCCACAGCAAGGCTCGGAAGACGCTCTCTTGTTTGCTCCGACCCTGTGAGCGTTTCAGAAATGAACTACAGGGAAGAAAGGGCGTGCCGCATCGCCGAGAAAGAGGCAAAGAAGCATATGGCAGCGGCCCTTGCCGAAGGCAAAGCTCGCATCCCTATCAAGACTCCCTCCAGCTCCTCCGTTCCCGAGGTGAGCGGGACTTCTGCACCTCCAACTCGCTCCTCCGAGCTCGGTATAGAATCAACCAGGATTTCTGCTGGCCCGTTGGTTCCCCCCG from the Camelina sativa cultivar DH55 chromosome 12, Cs, whole genome shotgun sequence genome contains:
- the LOC109127957 gene encoding uncharacterized protein At3g60930, chloroplastic-like — translated: MAVAVVQHVVQPGVQFRFYVLLVISVKFSTHEPSILSAEIGGSTGIPPEVEIRFPEPHESPENPPPGYCCAFEIFFSACGLSFLLPELIVKMMFELGFALPQMCPNFVQTVLCLQTLGEEFDYQLSLADFLQVYTVKTGRAKGTLYVSPLSGLKVFDDLPEKDEKWRKSYFFFPVNELTFGHRASSYVSKWTSKIDHFERGLLCPTFAEFFSRFCSQGQIAWDSFSCERIRASTARLGRRSLVCSDPVSVSEMNYREERACRIAEKEAKKHMAAALAEGKARIPIKTPSSSSVPEVSGTSAPPTRSSELAPKKTSAEVSSQQTDSSKKRKEPETASSSREKGLARTGPSGDERSRSSSKDRGPSSERRSKEAPPPKDSGDSSGRNLPKEQRPFARVPLHPQPT